The Cervus elaphus chromosome 20, mCerEla1.1, whole genome shotgun sequence genomic interval ACAGTCCGTGACAACTCATGGAAGGCCTGGTTCCAGCTCAAGAAACCAACATGGATCTGCCCATGGACAGGCTGGAGACAGTTCTAGGCACTCAGAGTCCCACCAAGGGAGCCACAGTGAATCTGTTCACGGAAGGTCAGGATCCAGCACTGGACAAAGAGTGGGGAGCCACCATGAGCAGTCAAGAGACAGCTCCAGACACTCTGGAACCAGTCATGGACAAACCTCCACTGGATCCGGAGGCAGTAGGCACAGACAATCCAGTGTTAGTCAGGCCAGTGACAGTGAGGGACATGCAAGAGATTCCGGTAGGCATTCTGAGACAACTCATGGAAGATCTGGTTCCAGCTCAAGGAACCAACATGGATCTGTCCATGGACAGACAGGAGACAGTTCTAGGCACTCAGAGTCCCACCAAGGGAGCCACGGTGAATCTGTTCACGGAAGGTCAGGATCCAGCACGGGGCAAAGACAGGGGAGCCACCATGAGCAGTCAAGAGACAGCTCCAGACACGCTGGAACCAGTCATGGACAAATCTCCACTGGATCCAGAAGCAGTAGGCACAGACAATCCAGCGGTAGTCAGGCCAGTGACAGCGAAGGACATTCAGAAGGCTCAGGTAGACAGTCTGTGACAACTCAAGGAAGGCCTGGTTCCAGCTCAAGAAACCAACATGGATCTGCCCATGGACAGGCTGGAGACAGTTCTAGGCACTCAGAGTCCCACCAAGGGAGCCACGGTGAATCTGTTCACGGAAGGTCAGGATCCAGCACCGGACAAAGACAGGGGAGCCACCATGAGCAGTCAAGGGACAGCTCCAGACACTCTGGAACTCGACATGGACAAACCTCTACTGTGTCCGGAGGCAGCAGACACAGGCAATCCAGTGGTAGTCAGGCCAGTGACAGTGAAGGACATTCAGAAGACTCAGGTAGACAGTCCGTGACAACTCATGGAAGGCCTGGTTCCAGCTCAAGAAACCAACATGGATCTGCCCATGGACAGGCTGGAGACAGTTCTAGGCACTCAGAGTCCCACCAAGGGAGCCACAGTGAATCTGTTCACGGAAGGTCAGGATCCAGCACTGGACAAAGAGTGGGGAGCCACCATGAGCAGTCAAGAGACAGCTCCAGACACGCTGGAACCAGTCATGGACAAACCTCCACTGGATCCGGAGGCAGTAGGCACAGACAATCCAGTGTTAGTCAGGCCAGTGACAGTGAGGGACATGCAAGAGATTCCGGTAGGCATTTTGAGACAACTCATGGAAGATCTGGTTCCAGCTCAAGGAACCAACATGGATCTGTCCATGGACAGACAGGAGACAGTTCTAGGCACTCAGAGTCCCACCAAGGGAGCCACGGTGAATCTGTTCACGGAAGGTCAGGATCCAGCACGGGGCAAAGACAGGGGAGCCACCATGAGCAGTCAAGAGACAGCTCCAGACACGCTGGAACCAGTCATGGACAAACCTCCACTGGATCCAGAAGCAGTAGGCACAGACAATCCAGCGGTAGTCAGGCCAGTGACAGCGAAGGACATTCAGAAGGCTCAGGTAGACAGTCTGTGACAACTCAAGGAAGGCCTGGTTCCAGCTCAAGAAACCAACATGGATCTGCCCATGGACAGGCTGGAGACAGTTCTAGGCACTCAGAGTCCCACCAAGGGAGCCACAGTGAATCTGTTCACGGAAGGTCAGGATCCAGCACCGGACAAAGACAGGGGAGCCACCATGAGCAGTCAAGGGACAGCTCCAGACACTCTGGAACTCGACATGGACAAACCTCTACTGTGTCCGGAGGCAGCAGACACAGGCAATCCAGTGGTAGTCAGGCCAGTGACAGTGAAGGACATTCAGAAGACTCAGGTAGACAGTCCGTGACAACTCATGGAAGGCCTGGTTCCAGCTCAAGAAACCAACATGGATCTGCCCATGGACAGGCTGGAGACAGTTCTAGGCACTCAGAGTCCCACCAAGGGAGCCACAGTGAATCTGTTCACGGAAGGTCAGGATCCAGCACTGGACAAAGAGTGGGGAGCCACCATGAGCAGTCAAGAGACAGCTCCAGACACGCTGGAACCAGTCATGGACAAACCTCCACTGGATCCGGAGGCAGTAGGCACAGACAATCCAGTGTTAGTCAGGCCAGTGACAGTGAGGGACATGCAAGAGATTCCGGTAGGCATTTTGAGACAACTCATGGAAGATCTGGTTCCAGCTCAAGGAACCAACATGGATCTGTCCATGGACAGACAGGAGACAGTTCTAGGCACTCAGAGTCCCACCAAGGGAGCCACGGTGAATCTGTTCACGGAAGGTCAGGATCCAGCACGGGGCAAAGACAGGGGAGCCACCATGAGCAGTCAAGAGACAGCTCCAGACACGCTGGAACCAGTCATGGACAAACCTCCACTGGATCCAGAAGCAGTAGGCACAGACAATCCAGTGGTAGTCAGGCCAGTGACAGCGAAGGACATTCAGAAGGCTCAGGTAGACAGTCTGTGACAACTCAAGGAAGGCCTGGTTCCAGCTCAAGAAACCAACATGGATCCTCCCATGGTCAGACAGGAGACAGTCCTAGGCACTCAGAGTCCCATCAAGACAGGCATAGTGAATCTGTCCATGAAAGGTCAGGATCCAGCACTAGACAAAGACAGGGGGACCACCATGAGCAGTCAAGGGACAGCTCCAGACACTCTGGAACTCGACATGGACAAACCTCTACTGTGTCCGGAGGCAGCAGACACAGGCAATCCAGTGGTAGTCAGGCCAGTGACAGTGAAGGACATTCAGAAGACTCAGGTAGACAGTCCGTGACAACTCATGGAAGGCCTGGTTCCAGCTCAAGAAACCAACATGGATCTGTCCATGGACAGACAGGAGACAGTTCTAGGCACTCAGAGTCCCACCAAGGGAGCCACGGTGAATCTGTTCACGGAAGGTCAGGATCCAGCACGGGGCAAAGACAGGGGAGCCACCATGAGCAGTCAAGAGACAGCTCCAGACACGCTGGAACCAGTCATGGACAAACCTCCACTGGATCCAGAAGCAGTAGGCACAGACAATCCAGCGGTAGTCAGGCCAGTGACAGCGAAGGACATTCAGAAGGCTCAGGTAGACAGTCTGTGACAACTCAAGGAAGGCCTGGTTCCAGCTCAAGAAACCAACATGGATCTGCCCATGGACAGGCTGGAGACAGTTCTAGGCACTCAGAGTCCCACCAAGGGAGCCACAGTGAATCTGTTCACGGAAGGTCAGGATCCAGCACCGGACAAAGACAGGGGAGCCACCATGAGCAGTCAAGGGACAGCTCCAGACACTCTGGAACTCGACATGGACAAACCTCTACTGTGTCCGGAGGCAGCAGACACAGGCAATCCAGTGGTAGTCAGGCCAGTGACAGTGAAGGACATTCAGAAGACTCAGGTAGACAGTCCGTGACAACTCATGGAAGGCCTGGTTCCAGCTCAAGAAACCAACATGGATCTGCCCATGGACAGGCTGGAGACAGTTCTAGGCACTCAGAGTCCCACCAAGGGAGCCACAGTGAATCTGTTCACGGAAGGTCAGGATCCAGCACTGGACAAAGAGTGGGGAGCCACCATGAGCAGTCAAGAGACAGCTCCAGACACGCTGGAACCAGTCATGGACAAACCTCCACTGGATCCGGAGGCAGTAGGCACAGACAATCCAGTGTTAGTCAGGCCAGTGACAGTGAGGGACATGCAAGAGATTCCGGTAGGCATTTTGAGACAACTCATGGAAGATCTGGTTCCAGCTCAAGGAACCAACATGGATCTGTCCATGGACAGACAGGAGACAGTTCTAGGCACTCAGAGTCCCACCAAGGGAGCCACGGTGAATCTGTTCACGGAAGGTCAGGATCCAGCACGGGGCAAAGACAGGGGAGCCACCATGAGCAGTCAAGAGACAGCTCCAGACACGCTGGAACCAGTCATGGACAAACCTCCACTGGATCCAGAAGCAGTAGGCACAGACAATCCAGCGGTAGTCAGGCCAGTGACAGCGAAGGACATTCAGAAGGCTCAGGTAGACAGTCTGTGACAACTCAAGGAAGGCCTGGTTCCAGCTCAAGAAACCAACATGGATCTGCCCATGGACAGGCTGGAGACAGTTCTAGGCACTCAGAGTCCCACCAAGGGAGCCACAGTGAATCTGTTCACGGAAGGTCAGGATCCAGCACCGGACAAAGACAGGGGAGCCACCATGAGCAGTCAAGGGACAGCTCCAGACACTCTGGAACTCGACATGGACAAACCTCTACTGTGTCCGGAGGCAGCAGACACAGGCAATCCAGTGGTAGTCAGGCCAGTGACAGTGAAGGACATTCAGAAGACTCAGGTAGACAGTCCGTGACAACTCATGGAAGGCCTGGTTCCAGCTCAAGAAACCAACATGGATCTGCCCATGGACAGGCTGGAGACAGTTCTAGGCACTCAGAGTCCCACCAAGGGAGCCACAGTGAATCTGTTCACGGAAGGTCAGGATCCAGCACTGGACAAAGAGTGGGGAGCCACCATGAGCAGTCAAGAGACAGCTCCAGACACGCTGGAACCAGTCATGGACAAACCTCCACTGGATCCGGAGGCAGTAGGCACAGACAATCCAGTGTTAGTCAGGCCAGTGACAGTGAGGGACATGCAAGAGATTCCGGTAGGCATTTTGAGACAACTCATGGAAGATCTGGTTCCAGCTCAAGGAACCAACATGGATCTGTCCATGGACAGACAGGAGACAGTTCTAGGCACTCAGAGTCCCACCAAGGGAGCCACGGTGAATCTGTTCACGGAAGGTCAGGATCCAGCACGGGGCAAAGACAGGGGAGCCACCATGAGCAGTCAAGAGACAGCTCCAGACACGCTGGAACCAGTCATGGACAAACCTCCACTGGATCCAGAAGCAGTAGGCACAGACAATCCAGTGGTAGTCAGGCCAGTGACAGCGAAGGACATTCAGAAGGCTCAGGTAGACAGTCTGTGACAACTCAAGGAAGGCCTGGTTCCAGCTCAAGAAACCAACATGGATCCTCCCATGGTCAGACAGGAGACAGTCCTAGGCACTCAGAGTCCCATCAAGACAGGCATAGTGAATCTGTCCATGAAAGGTCAGGATCCAGCACTAGACAAAGACAGGGGGACCACCATGAGCAGTCAAGGGACAGCTCCAGACACTCTGGAACTCGACATGGACAAACCTCTACTGTGTCCGGAGGCAGCAGACACAGGCAATCCAGTGGTAGTCAGGCCAGTGACAGTGAAGGACATTCAGAAGACTCAGGTAGACAGTCCGTGACAACTCATGGAAGGCCTGGTTCCAGCTCAAGAAACCAACATGGATCTGTCCATGGACAGACAGGAGACAGTTCTAGGCACTCAGAGTCCCACCAAGGGAGCCACGGTGAATCTGTTCACGGAAGGTCAGGATCCAGCACGGGGCAAAGACAGGGGAGCCACCATGAGCAGTCAAGAGACAGCTCCAGACACGCTGGAACCAGTCATGGACAAACCTCCACTGGATCCAGAAGCAGTAGGCACAGACAATCCAGCGGTAGTCAGGCCAGTGACAGCGAAGGACATTCAGAAGGCTCAGGTAGACAGTCTGTGACAACTCAAGGAAGGCCTGGTTCCAGCTCAAGAAACCAACATGGATCTGCCCATGGACAGGCTGGAGACAGTTCTAGGCACTCAGAGTCCCACCAAGGGAGCCACAGTGAATCTGTTCACGGAAGGTCAGGATCCAGCACCGGACAAAGACAGGGGAGCCACCATGAGCAGTCAAGGGACAGCTCCAGACACTCTGGAACTCGACATGGACAAACCTCTACTGTGTCCGGAGGCAGCAGACACAGGCAATCCAGTGGTAGTCAGGCCAGTGACAGTGAAGGACATTCAGAAGACTCAGGTAGACAGTCCGTGACAACTCATGGAAGGCCTGGTTCCAGCTCAAGAAACCAACATGGATCTGCCCATGGACAGGCTGGAGACAGTTCTAGGCACTCAGAGTCCCACCAAGGGAGCCACAGTGAATCTGTTCACGGAAGGTCAGGATCCAGCACTGGACAAAGAGTGGGGAGCCACCATGAGCAGTCAAGAGACAGCTCCAGACACGCTGGAACCAGTCATGGACAAACCTCCACTGGATCCGGAGGCAGTAGGCACAGACAATCCAGTGTTAGTCAGGCCAGTGACAGTGAGGGACATGCAAGAGATTCCGGTAGGCATTCTGAGACAACTCATGGAAGATCTGGTTCCAGCTCAAGGAACCAACATGGATCTGTCCATGGACAGACAGGAGACAGTTCTAGGCACTCAGAGTCCCACCAAGGGAGCCACGGTGAATCTGTTCATGGAAGGTCAGGATCCAGCACGGGGCAAAGACAGGGGAGCCACCATGAGCAGTCAAGAGACAGCTCCAGACACGCTGGAACCAGTCATGGACAAACCTCCACTGGATCCGGAGGCAGTAGGCACAGACAATCCAGTGGTAGTCAGGACAGTGACAGTGAGGGTCATGCAAGAGATTCCGGTAGGCATTCTGAGACAACTCATGGAGGATCTGGTTCCAGCTCAAGAAACCAACATGGATCTTCCCATGGCCAGACAGGAGACAGTTCTAGGCACTCAGAGTCCCATCAAGGGAGCCACGGTGAATCTGCCCACCAAAGGTCTGGGTCAAGCACTGGGCAAAGACAGGGGAGCCACCATGAGCAGTCAAGGGACAGCTCCAGCCACTCTGGAACTGGTCGTGGAGAAATATCCTCTGGATCTGGAAGCAGCAGACATAGGGAATCCAGAGTTAGTCAATCCAGTGACAACAAGGGTCATTCAAGAGGTTCAGGTAATCAGACTGTGACCACCCAAGGAATATCTGCATTCTACTCAAGCATCCAAAATAATGGTGCAGGCCAAATTTGGAGACATGGCAGCTATGGCAGTTCCAATTATGACTATGGACATTTAGGGATTGGACATTCTCCAGCTGAAAATTTCATTCATGATTCCAGTCATATGGAAAACAGGGACAAATCTAAATATAGAGAACTAATGAGATCCAATATAACAGTCCGTAATATACACCCTGGAACTTATGGCCcttcaaattatatttcaaaacagCTGGGCTTTGGACAGTCATGTAGACACTATTATTATGAATgagtattaataaaatattaataaagtaatTAACCCAAAGTTTAGGCTATTACAAAGGCATAACTTTGATTCAAGGAAATTTGCATCACCCCTTCAGGGTGTTACCTcttcttgtcattttttaaaaattagtgacattatttctttacattggtgataatttctttttattctatagGAAACTTTGAGCTTTGTGGTTAAGTACTGGTTAATAGAAGAAATAGATATCATGGAGTGTTAAACTTGGAAAACCATGAGTATTGGGGGAGATGTGGTTCAAGAAAGGATTTTTCTTTTGAGAGGTACATATCTGGACCTCTCCAGATTGGTACAGATTaatattaatcaaaatattaAAGGAATCAACAGGGCAAAGTCAGTGTTCCATCAAGCAAAGCTGCTATATCTTATTATCAGTCAGCACA includes:
- the FLG gene encoding filaggrin isoform X2, with amino-acid sequence MSTLLENINGIIEIFHKYSKTDKETDTLSEKELKELLELEFRPILKNPDDPDTTEVFMHILDVDHNKKIDFTEFFLMVFKLAQIYYDYTQRQNLQTAGRKQKKYTYHYEDEEDDTEEDKEETKRKHSHSRRSDGKNQDRSKSPRGRGKKRHGSKSGSKQRRGDSPSSGHRHGCSESHESRREKKRRSSSPELKERRHTSSVSPTRRYEEREEECGYENKGKRSAKCIGSEYDDLYQVCEDKVTTNFQSSHNTNYESNITKGRDTEGHSRDTGSKSVVTHGRPRSSSRNQNGSVLTHTGDSSTHSESQKETYSESVHGRSKNTGQRQGSHHEQSRDRSTHSETGHAQTSAGSGGSRHRQSSGSQASDSEGHSEDSGRQSVTTQGRSGSSSSNQRGSSHGQTGDSSRHSASHQGSHSESVHERSGPRSGQREGSHHDQSRDSFRHSGTGHGHTSAGSGSSRHRESSVSQSSDREGHARDSGRQSVTPRTGSHSSSRNQHGSSHSQTEDSSRRSKTNQGSHNERHARDSGRDSEITHGRSGSSSRSQHGSSHGQTRDSPRHSESHQDRHSESVHERSGSSTRQRQGDHHEQSRDSSRHSGTRHGQTSTVSGGSRHRQSSGSQASDSEGHSEDSGRQSVTTHGRPGSSSRNQHGSAHGQAGDSSRHSESHQGSHSESVHGRSGSSTGQRVGSHHEQSRDSSRHAGTSHGQTSTGSGGSRHRQSSVSQASDSEGHARDSGRHSETTHGRSGSSSRNQHGSVHGQTGDSSRHSESHQGSHGESVHGRSGSSTGQRQGSHHEQSRDSSRHAGTSHGQTSTGSRSSRHRQSSGSQASDSEGHSEGSGRQSVTTQGRPGSSSRNEHGSAHGQTGDSSRHSESHQGSHSESVHGRSGSSTGQREGSHHEQSRDSSRHSGTEHGHTSAGSGSSRHRESSVSQSSDREGHARDSGRQSVTPRTGSRSSSRSQHGSSHGQTEDSSRRSKTNQGSHNERHARDSGRDSETTHGRSGSSSRSQHGSAHGQTRESPRHSESHQDRHSESVHERSGSSTRKRQGDHHEQSRDSSRHSGTRHGQTSTVSGGSRHRQSSGSQASDSEGHSEDSGRQSVTTHGRPGSSSRNQHGSAHGQAGDSSRHSESHQGSHSESVHGRSGSSTGQRVGSHHEQSRDSSRHSGTSHGQTSTGSGGSRHRQSSVSQASDSEGHARDSGRHSETTHGRSGSSSRNQHGSVHGQTGDSSRHSESHQGSHGESVHGRSGSSTGQRQGSHHEQSRDSSRHAGTSHGQISTGSRSSRHRQSSGSQASDSEGHSEGSGRQSVTTQGRPGSSSRNQHGSAHGQAGDSSRHSESHQGSHGESVHGRSGSSTGQRQGSHHEQSRDSSRHSGTRHGQTSTVSGGSRHRQSSGSQASDSEGHSEDSGRQSVTTHGRPGSSSRNQHGSAHGQAGDSSRHSESHQGSHSESVHGRSGSSTGQRVGSHHEQSRDSSRHAGTSHGQTSTGSGGSRHRQSSVSQASDSEGHARDSGRHFETTHGRSGSSSRNQHGSVHGQTGDSSRHSESHQGSHGESVHGRSGSSTGQRQGSHHEQSRDSSRHAGTSHGQTSTGSRSSRHRQSSGSQASDSEGHSEGSGRQSVTTQGRPGSSSRNQHGSAHGQAGDSSRHSESHQGSHSESVHGRSGSSTGQRQGSHHEQSRDSSRHSGTRHGQTSTVSGGSRHRQSSGSQASDSEGHSEDSGRQSVTTHGRPGSSSRNQHGSAHGQAGDSSRHSESHQGSHSESVHGRSGSSTGQRVGSHHEQSRDSSRHAGTSHGQTSTGSGGSRHRQSSVSQASDSEGHARDSGRHFETTHGRSGSSSRNQHGSVHGQTGDSSRHSESHQGSHGESVHGRSGSSTGQRQGSHHEQSRDSSRHAGTSHGQTSTGSRSSRHRQSSGSQASDSEGHSEGSGRQSVTTQGRPGSSSRNQHGSSHGQTGDSPRHSESHQDRHSESVHERSGSSTRQRQGDHHEQSRDSSRHSGTRHGQTSTVSGGSRHRQSSGSQASDSEGHSEDSGRQSVTTHGRPGSSSRNQHGSVHGQTGDSSRHSESHQGSHGESVHGRSGSSTGQRQGSHHEQSRDSSRHAGTSHGQTSTGSRSSRHRQSSGSQASDSEGHSEGSGRQSVTTQGRPGSSSRNQHGSAHGQAGDSSRHSESHQGSHSESVHGRSGSSTGQRQGSHHEQSRDSSRHSGTRHGQTSTVSGGSRHRQSSGSQASDSEGHSEDSGRQSVTTHGRPGSSSRNQHGSAHGQAGDSSRHSESHQGSHSESVHGRSGSSTGQRVGSHHEQSRDSSRHAGTSHGQTSTGSGGSRHRQSSVSQASDSEGHARDSGRHFETTHGRSGSSSRNQHGSVHGQTGDSSRHSESHQGSHGESVHGRSGSSTGQRQGSHHEQSRDSSRHAGTSHGQTSTGSRSSRHRQSSGSQASDSEGHSEGSGRQSVTTQGRPGSSSRNQHGSAHGQAGDSSRHSESHQGSHSESVHGRSGSSTGQRQGSHHEQSRDSSRHSGTRHGQTSTVSGGSRHRQSSGSQASDSEGHSEDSGRQSVTTHGRPGSSSRNQHGSAHGQAGDSSRHSESHQGSHSESVHGRSGSSTGQRVGSHHEQSRDSSRHAGTSHGQTSTGSGGSRHRQSSVSQASDSEGHARDSGRHFETTHGRSGSSSRNQHGSVHGQTGDSSRHSESHQGSHGESVHGRSGSSTRQRQGDHHEQSRDSSRHSGTRHGQTSTVSGGSRHRQSSGSQASDSEGHSEDSGRQSVTTHGRPGSSSRNQHGSVHGQTGDSSRHSESHQGSHGESVHGRSGSSTGQRQGSHHEQSRDSSRHAGTSHGQTSTGSRSSRHRQSSGSQASDSEGHSEGSGRQSVTTQGRPGSSSRNQHGSAHGQAGDSSRHSESHQGSHSESVHGRSGSSTGQRQGSHHEQSRDSSRHSGTRHGQTSTVSGGSRHRQSSGSQASDSEGHSEDSGRQSVTTHGRPGSSSRNQHGSAHGQAGDSSRHSESHQGSHSESVHGRSGSSTGQRVGSHHEQSRDSSRHAGTSHGQTSTGSGGSRHRQSSVSQASDSEGHARDSGRHSETTHGRSGSSSRNQHGSVHGQTGDSSRHSESHQGSHGESVHGRSGSSTGQRQGSHHEQSRDSSRHAGTSHGQTSTGSGGSRHRQSSGSQDSDSEGHARDSGRHSETTHGGSGSSSRNQHGSSHGQTGDSSRHSESHQGSHGESAHQRSGSSTGQRQGSHHEQSRDSSSHSGTGRGEISSGSGSSRHRESRVSQSSDNKGHSRGSGNQTVTTQGISAFYSSIQNNGAGQIWRHGSYGSSNYDYGHLGIGHSPAENFIHDSSHMENRDKSKYRELMRSNITVRNIHPGTYGPSNYISKQLGFGQSCRHYYYE
- the FLG gene encoding filaggrin isoform X3, with amino-acid sequence MSTLLENINGIIEIFHKYSKTDKETDTLSEKELKELLELEFRPILKNPDDPDTTEVFMHILDVDHNKKIDFTEFFLMVFKLAQIYYDYTQRQNLQTAGRKQKKYTYHYEDEEDDTEEDKEETKRKHSHSRRSDGKNQDRSKSPRGRGKKRHGSKSGSKQRRGDSPSSGHRHGCSESHESRREKKRRSSSPELKERRHTSSVSPTRRYEEREEECGYENKGKRSAKCIGSEYDDLYQVCEDKVTTNFQSSHNTNYESNITKGRDTEGHSRDTGSKSVVTHGRPRSSSRNQNGSVLTHTGDSSTHSESQKETYSESVHGRSKNTGQRQGSHHEQSRDRSTHSETGHAQTSAGSGGSRHRQSSGSQASDSEGHSEDSGRQSVTTQGRSGSSSSNQRGSSHGQTGDSSRHSASHQGSHSESVHERSGPRSGQREGSHHDQSRDSFRHSGTGHGHTSAGSGSSRHRESSVSQSSDREGHARDSGRQSVTPRTGSHSSSRNQHGSSHSQTEDSSRRSKTNQGSHNERHARDSGRDSEITHGRSGSSSRSQHGSSHGQTRDSPRHSESHQDRHSESVHERSGSSTRQRQGDHHEQSRDSSRHSGTRHGQTSTVSGGSRHRQSSGSQASDSEGHSEDSGRQSVTTHGRPGSSSRNQHGSAHGQAGDSSRHSESHQGSHSESVHGRSGSSTGQRVGSHHEQSRDSSRHAGTSHGQTSTGSGGSRHRQSSVSQASDSEGHARDSGRHSETTHGRSGSSSRNQHGSVHGQTGDSSRHSESHQGSHGESVHGRSGSSTGQRQGSHHEQSRDSSRHAGTSHGQTSTGSRSSRHRQSSGSQASDSEGHSEGSGRQSVTTQGRPGSSSRNEHGSAHGQTGDSSRHSESHQGSHSESVHGRSGSSTGQREGSHHEQSRDSSRHSGTEHGHTSAGSGSSRHRESSVSQSSDREGHARDSGRQSVTPRTGSRSSSRSQHGSSHGQTEDSSRRSKTNQGSHNERHARDSGRDSETTHGRSGSSSRSQHGSAHGQTRESPRHSESHQDRHSESVHERSGSSTRKRQGDHHEQSRDSSRHSGTRHGQTSTVSGGSRHRQSSGSQASDSEGHSEDSGRQSVTTHGRPGSSSRNQHGSAHGQAGDSSRHSESHQGSHSESVHGRSGSSTGQRVGSHHEQSRDSSRHSGTSHGQTSTGSGGSRHRQSSVSQASDSEGHARDSGRHSETTHGRSGSSSRNQHGSVHGQTGDSSRHSESHQGSHGESVHGRSGSSTGQRQGSHHEQSRDSSRHAGTSHGQISTGSRSSRHRQSSGSQASDSEGHSEGSGRQSVTTQGRPGSSSRNQHGSAHGQAGDSSRHSESHQGSHGESVHGRSGSSTGQRQGSHHEQSRDSSRHSGTRHGQTSTVSGGSRHRQSSGSQASDSEGHSEDSGRQSVTTHGRPGSSSRNQHGSAHGQAGDSSRHSESHQGSHSESVHGRSGSSTGQRVGSHHEQSRDSSRHAGTSHGQTSTGSGGSRHRQSSVSQASDSEGHARDSGRHFETTHGRSGSSSRNQHGSVHGQTGDSSRHSESHQGSHGESVHGRSGSSTGQRQGSHHEQSRDSSRHAGTSHGQTSTGSRSSRHRQSSGSQASDSEGHSEGSGRQSVTTQGRPGSSSRNQHGSAHGQAGDSSRHSESHQGSHSESVHGRSGSSTGQRQGSHHEQSRDSSRHSGTRHGQTSTVSGGSRHRQSSGSQASDSEGHSEDSGRQSVTTHGRPGSSSRNQHGSAHGQAGDSSRHSESHQGSHSESVHGRSGSSTGQRVGSHHEQSRDSSRHAGTSHGQTSTGSGGSRHRQSSVSQASDSEGHARDSGRHFETTHGRSGSSSRNQHGSVHGQTGDSSRHSESHQGSHGESVHGRSGSSTRQRQGDHHEQSRDSSRHSGTRHGQTSTVSGGSRHRQSSGSQASDSEGHSEDSGRQSVTTHGRPGSSSRNQHGSVHGQTGDSSRHSESHQGSHGESVHGRSGSSTGQRQGSHHEQSRDSSRHAGTSHGQTSTGSRSSRHRQSSGSQASDSEGHSEGSGRQSVTTQGRPGSSSRNQHGSAHGQAGDSSRHSESHQGSHSESVHGRSGSSTGQRQGSHHEQSRDSSRHSGTRHGQTSTVSGGSRHRQSSGSQASDSEGHSEDSGRQSVTTHGRPGSSSRNQHGSAHGQAGDSSRHSESHQGSHSESVHGRSGSSTGQRVGSHHEQSRDSSRHAGTSHGQTSTGSGGSRHRQSSVSQASDSEGHARDSGRHFETTHGRSGSSSRNQHGSVHGQTGDSSRHSESHQGSHGESVHGRSGSSTGQRQGSHHEQSRDSSRHAGTSHGQTSTGSRSSRHRQSSGSQASDSEGHSEGSGRQSVTTQGRPGSSSRNQHGSAHGQAGDSSRHSESHQGSHSESVHGRSGSSTGQRQGSHHEQSRDSSRHSGTRHGQTSTVSGGSRHRQSSGSQASDSEGHSEDSGRQSVTTHGRPGSSSRNQHGSAHGQAGDSSRHSESHQGSHSESVHGRSGSSTGQRVGSHHEQSRDSSRHAGTSHGQTSTGSGGSRHRQSSVSQASDSEGHARDSGRHFETTHGRSGSSSRNQHGSVHGQTGDSSRHSESHQGSHGESVHGRSGSSTGQRQGSHHEQSRDSSRHAGTSHGQTSTGSRSSRHRQSSGSQASDSEGHSEGSGRQSVTTQGRPGSSSRNQHGSSHGQTGDSPRHSESHQDRHSESVHERSGSSTRQRQGDHHEQSRDSSRHSGTRHGQTSTVSGGSRHRQSSGSQASDSEGHSEDSGRQSVTTHGRPGSSSRNQHGSVHGQTGDSSRHSESHQGSHGESVHGRSGSSTGQRQGSHHEQSRDSSRHAGTSHGQTSTGSRSSRHRQSSGSQASDSEGHSEGSGRQSVTTQGRPGSSSRNQHGSAHGQAGDSSRHSESHQGSHSESVHGRSGSSTGQRQGSHHEQSRDSSRHSGTRHGQTSTVSGGSRHRQSSGSQASDSEGHSEDSGRQSVTTHGRPGSSSRNQHGSAHGQAGDSSRHSESHQGSHSESVHGRSGSSTGQRVGSHHEQSRDSSRHAGTSHGQTSTGSGGSRHRQSSVSQASDSEGHARDSGRHSETTHGRSGSSSRNQHGSVHGQTGDSSRHSESHQGSHGESVHGRSGSSTGQRQGSHHEQSRDSSRHAGTSHGQTSTGSGGSRHRQSSGSQDSDSEGHARDSGRHSETTHGGSGSSSRNQHGSSHGQTGDSSRHSESHQGSHGESAHQRSGSSTGQRQGSHHEQSRDSSSHSGTGRGEISSGSGSSRHRESRVSQSSDNKGHSRGSGNQTVTTQGISAFYSSIQNNGAGQIWRHGSYGSSNYDYGHLGIGHSPAENFIHDSSHMENRDKSKYRELMRSNITVRNIHPGTYGPSNYISKQLGFGQSCRHYYYE